DNA from Mycolicibacterium alvei:
GGAATTCCTGCTGACCCGCCCGCTGCTGACCGCGATCAAGCGCACCGACCCGACCGTGCTGCTGATCGACGAGACCGACAAGGCCGACATCGAGATCGAGGGCCTGCTGCTGGAGGTGCTCTCCGATTTCGCGGTCACGGTCCCCGAACTGGGCACCATCACCGCCGAGCGGCCGCCGTTCGTCCTGCTGACGTCCAACGCCACCCGTGAACTCTCCGAGGCGCTCAAGCGTCGCTGCCTGTTCTTGCACATCGACTTCCCGGACGCCGATCTGGAGCGTCGCATCCTGCTGTCCCGCGTACCCGAATTGCCCGAGCGCATCGCCGGCGAACTGGTGCGGATCATCGGCGTGATGCGCGGCATGCAGCTCAAGAAGGTGCCGTCGGTCGCCGAGACCATCGACTGGGGTCGCACCGTGCTGGCACTGGGTATGGACACCATCGACGACGAGATGATCGCCGCCACCCTCGGTGTGGTGCTCAAACATCAGTCCGACCAAGTCAAAGCGGCCGGCGAACTGAAGCTGAACTGATGGAGCTGAACTAGTGACCCCCCGCCGGGTTCGACCACCCCAGCCGCTGGCCCCGCACGGCCTGCCGGGGCATCTCGTCGAGTTCGTCGAAGCCCTTCGTGGACAAGGTATCTCGGTCGGTCCATCGGAGACGGTGGATGCCGGGCGGGTGATCACCGTACTCGGGTTGGGCGATCGTGCGGCGCTGCGCGAGGGGATTGCCTGCGCGGTGCTGCGACGCCCCGATCACCGCGACACCTACGACGCGATGTTCGACCTGTTCTTCCCGGCGGCGCTGGGCGCGCGCACCGTGCTCTCGGATGACGACGAGTCCGACACCGATGATCCGGATCGCCTCCAGCTGCCGCCCGAGGACATCGAGGCGATGCGCGAGGCGTTGGTGCAGATGCTGGCCGACAACGAGGATCTGGCCAATCTCGACGACCGGATGGCGGCGATGATCGCCCGGATCGTCGAGGCCTACGGCCGGTACAACTCCAGCCGCGGCCCGTCGTACTCGTCGTATCAGGCACTCAAGGCCATGAGTCTGGACGATCTGGAGGGCCGGCTGCTGGCCGGGCTGCTCGCCCCCTACGGCGAGGAGCCCACGCCGACCCAGGAGGAGATCGCCAAGGCCCTGGCCGCCCAGCGCATCTCCCAGCTGCGCAAGATGGTCGAGTCCGAGACCAAGCGGCGTACCGCCGAGCAGTTGGGCCGTGACCACGTGCAGATGTACGGGGTGCCGCAGCTGGCCGAAAACGTCGAGTTCCTGCGCGCGTCAGGTGAGCAGCTCCGCCAGATGCGCAAGACCGTGCAACCGCTGGCGCGGACGTTGGCGACGCGGCTGGCGGCGCGGCGCCGCCGGTCCCGCTCGGGGGAGATCGACCTGCGCAAGACGCTGCGCAAGTCGATGTCCACCGGCGGCGTGCCGATCGACGTGGTGCTCAAGAAGCCACATCCGGCCCGTCCCGAGCTCGTGGTGCTCTGCGACGTGTCCGGTTCGGTCGCCGGGTTCAGCCACTTCACCCTGATGTTGGTCTCGGCGCTGCGCCAGCAGTTCTCCCGGGTTCGTGTCTTCGCCTTCATCGACACCACCGACGAGGTCACCGATATGTTCGGGCCGGAGGCCGACTTGGCGGTGGCCGTGCAGCGCATCACCCGTGAAGCGGGCGTTTACACCCGCGACGGGCATTCCGACTACGGTCACGCGTTCGTGTCGTTCCTGGACAAGTACCCCAACGTGCTGTCGCCGCGTAGCTCGCTGCTGGTGCTGGGCGACGGTCGGAACAACTACCGCAACCCCGAGACGGCCTTGCTCGCCCACATGGTGGCGGCCAGCCGGCACGCACACTGGCTGAACCCGGAGCCCAAGCACCTGTGGGGCAGCGGGGACTCTGCGGTGCCGAAATACCTCGAAACCATCCCGATGCACGAGTGCCGCTCGGCCAAGCAGCTGGCCGCGGTGATCGACGGTTTGCTGCCGATCTGAGCCCGGCCGGATTCGCGCGGGTGCCGGGGCGCGTCAACGCTCCCGTAAGCTGCCTCTTTGTGGCAAGACGGCGCAGGCTGGGTGTGATGGGTGGGACGTTCGATCCCATCCACAACGGGCACCTGGTCGCTGCCAGTGAGGTGGCCGACCTGTTCGAGCTGGACGAAGTGGTGTTCGTCCCGACCGGTCAGCCGTGGCAGAAGCACGACCGGCGCGTCAGTGCTCCCGAGGACCGCTATCTGATGACAGTGATCGCCACCGCGTCCAACCCGCGTTTCTCGGTCAGCCGGGTCG
Protein-coding regions in this window:
- a CDS encoding vWA domain-containing protein; translated protein: MTPRRVRPPQPLAPHGLPGHLVEFVEALRGQGISVGPSETVDAGRVITVLGLGDRAALREGIACAVLRRPDHRDTYDAMFDLFFPAALGARTVLSDDDESDTDDPDRLQLPPEDIEAMREALVQMLADNEDLANLDDRMAAMIARIVEAYGRYNSSRGPSYSSYQALKAMSLDDLEGRLLAGLLAPYGEEPTPTQEEIAKALAAQRISQLRKMVESETKRRTAEQLGRDHVQMYGVPQLAENVEFLRASGEQLRQMRKTVQPLARTLATRLAARRRRSRSGEIDLRKTLRKSMSTGGVPIDVVLKKPHPARPELVVLCDVSGSVAGFSHFTLMLVSALRQQFSRVRVFAFIDTTDEVTDMFGPEADLAVAVQRITREAGVYTRDGHSDYGHAFVSFLDKYPNVLSPRSSLLVLGDGRNNYRNPETALLAHMVAASRHAHWLNPEPKHLWGSGDSAVPKYLETIPMHECRSAKQLAAVIDGLLPI
- a CDS encoding AAA family ATPase produces the protein MSVPARPAPLFADIDDVARRLAETGYLPDTATATAVFLADRLGKPLLVEGPAGVGKTELARAVAATTGSELVRLQCYEGVDEARALYEWNHAKQILRIQAGQNANGGDWDQTKMDVFSEEFLLTRPLLTAIKRTDPTVLLIDETDKADIEIEGLLLEVLSDFAVTVPELGTITAERPPFVLLTSNATRELSEALKRRCLFLHIDFPDADLERRILLSRVPELPERIAGELVRIIGVMRGMQLKKVPSVAETIDWGRTVLALGMDTIDDEMIAATLGVVLKHQSDQVKAAGELKLN